Genomic DNA from Eptesicus fuscus isolate TK198812 chromosome 18, DD_ASM_mEF_20220401, whole genome shotgun sequence:
ATTAATCACTGCACTTTAAGGACACCCTAGAAATTATTGAAGGTTTCTAGGGTGTCCTTAAAGGGAAGGTCACTGCAGGAGAGTCCCTGCAGGACTTACAGCTTCCACTCATCCTGAAAAGGAAACTGCTGGTAAAGTGTGGTCATGTTGAAAGGCCTGAGattgaaatagtatttttttataagtACCCAAAACTTACAGTTCACCATGACCTTAGTTGCCCCCTTAGAAGGAGGCAAAAAATACAGTGCCCTTGTTATATCACTTAGTGACCTTACTTCATTATATACTACAAATTAATACTGGGTTTTGCTAAAGTGGACACAACTATATGAAACATTGAGCCCACATGGAAAGACTAGAGAAGACAGATGTTTGGGTTAGAAGTCAAAGCAACCCAGTTTTACTTTAAGCtctatcaataatttttaatgccACCTTAGTCACACCACTTCACTTTCCTGGTCCCCAGAATATCAAGCTTTAAAATAAGGACACGAAATAGATAAATTCCATGGGCCCTCCCAGCTCCAACTGTCCATAATTTTCTCATTCTACAGATATTTGCATGCATGTCCTTCATCAATCAGAGGATTGTAAGTGATGGTTTTGCATTTCCCACACTTCCACATCCCTTGACAATAACAAGGTTCACATCATGGTTTATGGACTTGCTGTTCCCCAGAAACTCAGTGCTGGTTGGTTGTGGTTGCTGGGTTTTATTCAACCAGAGCCTGATCAGTCATGTTGGAATGATCTTGTCTGTCTGCTTGTGTCTTGCCCCTTGACCCACAGCCATGCTGCAGGCAGTGCGAGCCCTGATGATTGTGGGCATCGTCCTGGGTGCCATCGGCCTCCTGGTGTCCATCTTTGCCCTGAAGTGCATCCGCATTGGCAGCATGGAGGACTCTGCCAAAGCCAACATGACACTGACCTCTGGAATCATGTTCATTATCTCAGGTAAGCTAGGAGCCTGGGATTCCTGCTGTCAGACATGCTTCTGGGAATGTGAAAATCATTCTGGCAGAGGAAACTCCTGCTTCTTCCTGTTGAGCAGAGCTTGAGCACAATTCAGAGCTTTGCACACTAGGATTACAGCAagggtgaggaaccttttttctgccaagggccatttggatatttataatatcattcatgggccatacaaaattatcaacttaaaaattacgttattatgaaaaaagctcctagggGAACttattgaatttcgagtcctGTCTGCTgttgccttggcaggaccagaccaaattaTATAGCTCTTGGGCCGAAAGTTCCCCACCTCTGTTCTGCAAAATTATCATGAGTCCCTCTTAGCTGCCACCCCAGTCCCATTGTAAgagactagaagcctgatgcacgaaaatcatgcacagggggatggggggggggtccttcatcccggcctatgccctctcgcagtcctggagcccttgggggatgtccgactgaaggcttaggcccgctccccacaaggagcgggcctaagccctcagttAGACATCCTTgtcgctgccacggaggcggaaAGAGGTTCCCACCatcgctgctgcactcgccagccatgagctcggcttctggctgagcagcactcccctgtgggagtgcactgaccaacagggagaagcttctgcattgagcatcttccccctggtggtcagtgccattatagcaaccggtcattctgccattcagtcaatttgcatattagccctttattatataggattcccaacCCTAAGGTAGTCATGTGACTCAACCCCTAAAGGCATTATTTTGATAAGATTCtagaaaatgattttaagagaAGAGTTCTTGACATTGTCAAAGAACCAGGCCCCAAATGTTTGTACTATTAACCATTGGTTCTAAAATGCATGCAAAATCTCTTTCTGCACATATTCAAATCCTTCCATAATTAGAGAGATAAGAGAGTCCAAGCACCCAGCACAATGTCTAGGACATAGTGAGAATTCAATAATCAATGCTTGGATTAACTGTCTGTTATAGGAATGGAATGTTCTGAAGCCTATTCCTCTACACTCATTTAAGTATACATTGCCTCAGAAACATTGTGGTCACTTTAAAGCTAACTCCAGAGCTTTCTTGTTCTTTATCTACAGGTCTTTGTGCAATCGCTGGAGTGTCCGTGTTTGCCAACATGCTGGTTACTAACTTCTGGATGTCTACAGCTAACATGTACTCTGGCATGGGTGGGATGGTGCAGACTGTTCAAACCAGGTAACCTCCTAATCTAGGTCTCAGGATTCCATGGTGAATATTGTTGTAGAAATCCAATTAAACACATTGCCTAATGTGACTGTCAGTGCCTGAAATAGCAAAAATTTATCAGAGGCAACCAAGCCATATCGTAAATCAACAATGATCTGTAAATTCATAACCTTCATTTCAGTGAAATATCCTTGGTGATATGACTTGAGGCTGATCTGACATTTGCATTGAAATACAGTGACAGTTCACGATATTTATCTAACACTGTTACACAGACCCCATTGTGGTGGCCATGAAAGTGGCATCATTAACCAAGGCATGTAAATGAGCATCAACCCATATCTCTAGTCCATGATGGGAACCCGGCTAGGGACAGGCAAAAAGATTGAATAGAACTGAGCAAGATTGGGTGAGAAAAGTAATGTTTCATCCTCTTTCAGCTTGACTCTTTCTCTTGttcatgaattcattcattttacaaatgcattgagcacctactgtgggcCAGCCACTGTTCCGAGTGCTGGGGCAAAGACAAGTTCACAATTCTCATGGAGGTTATGGTATAGCAAAAGGACGTGAAACCCCACTGTATGTTGGTATCTGAAGGAGGGCAGaacttttaaaagatgaaaaagcaaTTCTAATATGTGTATTCATTTAGCAACTTCAAAGGGCCATTTCTCATAGTAAGAAGCAGCAGCAAATCCCTGAAGGAGAAAGGCCTTGTTCTGAGAGAGCAATGCAAATATTATAGCTAAGTGACCAGTCATCTCTGGAGTAAATACACTTGGTATTTCTTCAGCCACACCATTATGGAATACAGACAGGGTGTAAGGACATGATAAAACCTTTTACTCTCTGGCTTCCCTGGAACTCCTATCCCCATCCATGTCCCTGCTTTGCTTCAAGAATGGGAAGGAAGCGTAGCTGCCCTTATCTGCCTCCATGGTCCCCCAGGTTCTCTTGGTTACAAGAGCAACTCAGAAGTAAGTTGACCGATTCATTctggtttgcctgggactttCCCTGTTTTAGCATAGAAAGTCCCATGTCCTAGAAAGCTCCTCTGTCACAGGCAAATCAGAAGAGCCCACCTTGTCCACAGTTTCTATGTGCCTGGAGTCACTGCCCTGCCCAGAGGAGCCACCTACCACCCACCTGACGCCCAGCGCTAATGTGTTCCATCAACCTCTCACACCATCTCCTGGAACCTGACAGGCAACTTCAGCCCTGAAATTGAGatcagaggatggcagttggccTCCTGAACTTTTTCCTCCTGGGTGCGCAgcatttttcctctttctgtcttttcATCTTCTCTATACAGATAGCACAGCTGCCAAGAAAAATCTTGGCAGTTTTGGGGGCTttggttcctgccctgcccctcccttccccgccccccgccccccgccccccgcctgacACTTGTAGAACCTGAACCCTGGATCAGAACTACAAAATGCCTGCCCTTGCCCTGTAGACAGCTTGCAAGGTGTTTTGTATTAGCCTAAACATCTCATTTTAtaaccaacttttaaaaattagaagtgTCTCAGAAACAGATCCTGAGGATCCCTGTGTGAGTGATGTATTAAGGACAGAGAGACAGATTAGGGCGTGGGGCAAGCAGAACAGGGAAGGGGTGATCTCAGGTGAAGTCTTGGGCTCAGCCTGATCCTAGGGAGCTATGGGGTCTTTCATATTTCAGCACCAGCCAGCCCCTTGTGCATGTGGGGAAAGTGACTCCAGTGGCTGAACCAAAGCCAGAACTCAAGGGAGAGCCACAGGGACCAGCAGGTTAAAGGCCAAATAACACATGAGCTGGGGGGAGAGGCACAGAAATGGATAAAGGGACAAAGGGGAACTGGGCAGAGCACCATTGTGCCTGCCACACAGAGATTTTCTAATGCAAACAcacctcacatacacacacaggtcTATTTTTTCACCTTCTTATAGAAAAACCAGAGCTGGCAGCACTGGGCCCTCCTTCTCCGATGGCAACATCTCTGCGCTGAGAGGCAGCTGCCCTTTTAACTGGGGCTCACACCTCCAGGTTGCCACAGTCCCCACTACTCTCAAATGCCCAACTCTGAAATCATTTATCATCACGTTTATGGTTTTTCTCTCCGTATAATAGAGTTAGGAATGTGAAATATTTCCTTACACCTAGCCCACTTTGCTCATTTAAGTTTCTTACCTGTCCCAGATAGGTATATAAGTTTGCTCACCTTGATCAAGAGTGTCTAAGTTACCCTAgctaggtttggctcagtggatcgagtgttgcaggcttgatccccggccccaggtCAGGGACAGTGCaagtgcagaggcaaccaattgatgtgtctctcccacctggatgtttctctttctctgtctttccccctcccttccactctctctaaaaaaaaatcaatggagccgaaaccggtttggctcagtggatagagcgtcggcctgcggactgaaaggtcccaggttcgattccggtcaagggcatgtaccttggttgcagacacatccccagtagggggtgtgcaagaggcagctggtcgatgtttctctctcatcgatgtttctagctctctattccctctcccttcctctctgtaaaaaatcaataaaatatataaaaaaaaaatcaatggaaaaatatccttgggtgaggattaacaaaaaattaataaataaaatgggcaaattaaaaaaataaataaaagagtgtcTAAGTTGAGGAAGGCAACCTCATTCCTCATGCACAGAGGATGGTGTAGTTTAATGATTAACAGTGAGGGCGAAGGAGGCAGAGTGACCTGCCTTTGAATCCTGGAAATGCCATGTTCTCCCTGGGTCTTTGGAAAAGTTCATTAGCCTCtcagagcctcaatttcctcatctataagatgGTCACATCAATGTAGTTCTTTATGAAGACGGTACTCCTCCCTACATGGACGGTTGCCAGGATTACTTGAGGTAGGTGAGATGAATGCTTCCAGAACCACAGTAAGAACTCAAGGGACCGAAATTCCTTCAGAAATTGAGACTGATTCTCTCGAACTTCTCTGGTTAAACTGTCAAGCCACTCCCCTTTAGGGATGCCTCAGTGACCTATGAGGTCCAAGAATCCTGCAGCTGTTCTGCCGGCTAGTTTAGTTCCAGTGCTCTGCTCCAGGGCACCTGTTCAGTTGGCTGTGACCCAAAGGCACATGTGTTCAGGGGCATGGGCAAGGATAGGTGTAGAATCcaaaggggagacagagaggacaGGCATGGCCAAACGCAGTGGGTGGAACCTGGAGAGTTGAGTCAATCACGTTCATTGCCATCATCTCCCCGCTCAGGTACACCTTTGGTTCGGCTCTGTTCGTGGGCTGGGTCGCTGGAGGCCTCACGCTTATTGGGGGAGTAATGATGTGCATCGCCTGCCGGGGTCTGGCACCCCAGGAAACCACGTGAGTTTCCCCATCCCAATGTAATCAGAGGTCTCATTGGATTCCATTTTATCATATAATTTCCAGCCAGAATGATCAGTCTAGGCATATGGAATAACATTGTTGAGACTGAACCTTCTCTTTTAtggggaatagaaaaaaaaacccgAATAGGAATATTTCTACCTGAGCAAATTTAGGTGTGATCCTATTTGAAGGGGGAAAACCCATCCAGGGGTTCCCTCTGGCTCCAGTATTCTGTAACTCAATGGCTCTCAGCTTGGAGCAATTTTGCCCCCAGGGGATGTTTGGCAACATCTGAAGACACTTTGATTGTTACAACTTTGGTATGGGGGGATGGGTgatactggcatctagtgggggaaggccagggatgttgctaaacatcccacaatgcacaggcaAGCCCCACAGCAAAGAAGCATACAGTCCAAATGCCAATAGTGCTGCTGTTGAGAAACCTTGCTGTAACTCCATAAATGGGCCCAGAGTTGAAGACCTGGATCACAGTCTGGTCCTGCTGTTAACTAGCCCTGCGACTGCTAGCACATCATTTGCCCTCCTCTGGACCTCCGTTACCTCACCCATAAACCGAGCGGAGTAGAGGAGATGGGCTGCATGGAGGTACCTTCCAGCTCACAAATGCTATGATTCTTTGGCACAACCATGTTCCCCTGGACAGTGTTTCTGGTTCAGCTTCACTTTAATTCAGGGGTGGGGATATCCGGCCCTTGGGCTGTATAAGGTCCACagaatcattgggtctggccctgccaaggcatttaggggtgaattaattatatgtttgaccaaataaagcaggctagtttttaagttggTTTTTCTGTATGGCCCGcagatgatgttataaatatcctaatggcccttggcagaaaaaaggtcccccacccctgcctgaaTTGATTAACAGAGGGAACTGGTAGTCAGTAACTACCAGCTCTAATACAAAGCGAGAAATTCTGCTCCACTGCAGAGGTCGAAAAACCAGTGCCCCAAAACCTAGAGTGACCAATTCGCTCAGTCTGCCCAGGTCTACGGGTTTCCTGGGACACTGGACTTTCGGTGCTAACACTGAGACATTCCAGCGTAAACGAGGTGCTTTGTCCTCCTCCCAAATACATCTATGATCCTGGAATGTTCCTTTGTCTTTCAGTTACAAAGCCGTGTCTTATCACGCCTCGGGCCCCAATGTCGCCTACAAGACCGGAGGTTTCAAGGCCAGCACCGGCTTTGAGCCCACCACCAAAAACAAGAAGATATACGATGGGGGTGCTCGCACAGAGGACGAGGTACAATCTCATCCTTCCAAGTATGACTACGTGTAGCACTCCAA
This window encodes:
- the CLDN18 gene encoding claudin-18 isoform X2, which gives rise to MAVTACQGLGFVVSLIGVGGIIAATCMDQWSTQDLYNNPVTAVFNYQGLWRSCVRESSGFTECRAYFTMLGLPAMLQAVRALMIVGIVLGAIGLLVSIFALKCIRIGSMEDSAKANMTLTSGIMFIISGLCAIAGVSVFANMLVTNFWMSTANMYSGMGGMVQTVQTRYTFGSALFVGWVAGGLTLIGGVMMCIACRGLAPQETTYKAVSYHASGPNVAYKTGGFKASTGFEPTTKNKKIYDGGARTEDEVQSHPSKYDYV
- the CLDN18 gene encoding claudin-18 isoform X1, which translates into the protein MSTTTCQVVGFLLSILGLAGCITATGMDMWSTQDLYDNPVTSVFQYEGLWRSCVRQSSGFTECRPFFTILGLPAMLQAVRALMIVGIVLGAIGLLVSIFALKCIRIGSMEDSAKANMTLTSGIMFIISGLCAIAGVSVFANMLVTNFWMSTANMYSGMGGMVQTVQTRYTFGSALFVGWVAGGLTLIGGVMMCIACRGLAPQETTYKAVSYHASGPNVAYKTGGFKASTGFEPTTKNKKIYDGGARTEDEVQSHPSKYDYV